The genomic interval CAAAGCCTGGGCAATCTGATTTACATTGCTCACAACGAACTCCATCTTCGACCTCTCTTATAATGGCGCCCTGCAAAAGAGGAAATAAATTTAGTAGGTCAGAAACAAACCATAATTAAATATCGGCAATAATTATTGCTTTTCAGCAACACAGAAAAAACTAAATACCAATTTTTCTCAGAGCGTATATGACTATATAATTTACGTTTCCAATTgtgttttataattaaaactatAAACCTAATATGAATATACGTTGTTACGAGTAAGACATCAAGTTCATCGTACCCAAAATATTCCATTAActaaaaaggggaaataatTCAAATGCATTAAGATAATCATCACTTTTTGCTATTCAAGATTATTGTTGTTGCGCCCAGCCAACATGCATTATGTACTCGGAAAAACTTCCCCTTCTTCATACATTAAAAAACATGCtgaaatgcgaaataaaaataaaaagcatgGCGCCCGGACAAAACCGATTTACGATTGTACAACTTAATTTGTGCCCTGCTCATTTACGCGCCATTGCGCCAAACAATTCCATGTACTTCTGTTCTGGCCGTATCTGAAATTGCCGGACTCCGGATGCAAATGCATGGAAATCGCTTTTGGCCAGTTGCCGGGGAGCCAAAGGAAAGGCGGAGGCCCAAGCCGGTGCCACATGCCAGAAGTTGAGCGCCAGCGGGGGGATTGAATATGtttgtggcagtggcagtagcagcttcagttgcagctgcagttgctgccgcGGATCGGATGTTGATGTTGCAGTGGCCGCTGTGGATGTTGCACTTGTTCCAAAAATACACGCTGAACCAAGCcaagccaacaaacaaaacagaaaaacggaaaacagaaaacagaaaaacagaggGAGCAAAACACAGAAATTGCACTTGGCACGCttccatttttggccaacttgccTTTGTCTTTGTGCCGAGTTCGAGGACTGCAGTAGAAATTGTTTTGCCTCCTTTTTTCGGCCGGCTATATGTAATCCTTAACGCTTGCCAATAAACACAAGACTTGACTTTTCATAGCTCTGACCCGGCACATTAATATTCAGGATGTCTGGAGCTGCCCTCAGTGCACTCCACTTGGTTTTATGGCTTTGTAGCGTCAAAGGTATAACGTATTTGATGGTATTTATGTAACATGCTTATAGAATACATTGATTGCGGAATgggaacatttaaatataatactGAGCGGATACTGAAGTTCATAGTTTACCTGAAACTTTATCAATCAGATCAATGTTAGCTTAAATAGTTAAGCATGGCACAGAGCTAGGTTAGATACCTACTTCGGGTAGGAAAACTACTTaaattttttggcattttagGAGCAAACTGCCATTTGGGTGACATCGAATCCATCGCTGGCAGCGATAATTGTGACACGTCGCTGGCCAAAAATCGATGCTGACCCAGTTCAAAGCGGCGGAATAAAGTGGCGGGGAGACAATGCCACGGGGATAAGgacgagtgcgagtgcgagtacGGGTTCGAAGGGTCGAGGATTCGAGGGTTCGAGGATACGAGGGCAGCGTAGACAGGGCAAACATTTGCGCCTGATGCGCGGATATTATTGGCATTAAGTTGCAACTTGGCCCGCTGCTCGGCAAATGTTTGATTTCCACTTAGGCGGTCGCCGCTTTGTCTTCTGCTTTGAGTTTGACTTTGTGTTGCCTTTTTGCTGTATTTTGCTGTGTTCAAAGATTAATGTGCCTCCAATTAAACGAATGGGTATGTCAATAAATCCATGATGGCGAAAGTTTCACAAAATGTTAGGGCTGTAATTCGATATTAAACACATTTCACCGAGTTGGATTTAATGTAATGCCTAGATTATCATCCAATTTGTATTCCTCCTACAATCTCTCCTCTGAATTTATGATCTCATGTGCCGTCTTGCCGTCTGTGAaccaatttcattttaattatcaTAATATCTAGCATAAATAAACATGAGCTGAGTTCGTTTCGCGATATGAGAAATAGTGTGCTGCAACTGCCATTTTTAGTCGCGGGGTCTTGTAAAATTTAGCGCATACAAATCTGGCTCTAATGGTGGTCAGTCCAGTTCTGTGAGGCCCACGCACTTGGGGACTCCCACTCGATGCCAAAAGTCTGGCACAGCAAAGCGAAATTTATAGcaaaatatcgaaaaattataaaatctGAATCGAAGTTTGTTCAGCCACCACATTTTCAAACAATGACGCTATGCCAACGGCTGTTGACTGTTTGTCTCCAGTAAAATGAGAGTAAGTTAGTTTTGAGATCAAAGACGACATACCTAAACATacagtttataaatatttggatACAAATGAGTGGGGTTAAGCTACCAAATGAAACAACTGAAAtcagtttataaatattttaatacaaatgAGTAAGATTTAGCTCCCAAATAAAAGAACTGAAATCCTAATTAttatcactcatacgcaatGTTGACAATTTCTATCATTTCAGTTGATTAaggtatatttaaatttgtgaTAAATTAgatcaattttaaattaaatatcaaaGCACCGAATAAAATATTGGaacatttttctttctctCCCCTTATGTCATACTTACTGATATTTCCCAAATTATCACGTTTTATGGCAATTCAAAATACCTTAACCGAAAAAACCGCTACAGGGTAGTAAAATCCGTAGGTCGTCGTCTCAGTTGGCGGTAGcaacagaagaaaaaaaactgaaaaccggTCCTCAGTTACTTGGAATTAAATCTATGCGTAGTACATAGTATATCTTTTAAAGCGCAAGCAACAGAACAGTAAGTGTTTGTTTATTGCAAAACACAACCCAAATAAAAGCGAGAGAGAGACCCGAATAAACCGACACACTTAAGTAAAGTACCGAAAGTACAAGCCAAATTAACAAATTCACAGACGGAACAAGTGGAGTTTTTGGGAAATGAGTAGAGGGAACCTCCGACCCAGCGATCACGAATTAGCTCGATGCTATTTactggcgatgatgatgattcaAAGGCTGAATTCAACCTGTTTGTAGACccacgcaaaaaaaaagaagaaatagcGCCAAGACTCCAGCCGTATAAGCAAGGTTAATCTGCGTATTAGCTTACATTGCAAACTTACAAACTTAGTGATTTTCACACTCTAGTTCACATTAACATTAGCACTCAAAATCTGGCCACACAAAGTGCGTCGCCAACTGAGACTAATGTAGTTCAAGATCGTGCGTAGCGCGTAGAGCAAAAACTGGAGTTGTAGTTGCACTGACCAAAGATGTCTCTGTGATCTTGCCTCTAAACTTAAAAGACTTTTTGGCCAGAGACAAGTCTTTTGCTGGCCTCGTTGCCGCTAGATTAGAAAGTGAAATGTGCGCAGAGTTTGGCTGAAGTTAGAATGGGGCAATATCCACTAATTAGCGGACAGCCAAAAGACGGATGCGGTCAGCGAAATCGGAGTTTGTGTTGTAGCCATTTCACGAAGTTAGTATGATACGAGAAAATCGCTTTATCACACGGCTTACCATCGCATTACCATAGAGCTTTACATAAAAGAAATCTATTTTAATAGTTTGTATATTGCACCCCCGTTTACTGAAAGAGAAATAATGATTGAACTTATAACTAGCATCAGTACTCAGTAGTTTTCGGTACTCAACTTATACACAAAGGATTATTTTCCTATTggtattgtattattattatattatattatttgcattatattcatattttaacGTCTTCTCTTAAGATAGACTTTTAAGCGCATAGAAAGGCCGTTGACATCATCattactttaaatttatagTATTGGCTTGGTGAAAGGAAATTTATTCTAAAACAAGATTTACGAGGATGCCATTCTATTTTTACCAGCGGCATCCAAAACATCTATGTTTAGACTTCAAATATCAATGTTTTTGTATAtcttaacaatttaaattgtattgaatttatatttgtatttcccAAGTATTTCTCTGCTATGGAGCTTTGCTTAAGTAAACcttttgagaagcgcataGAAAGCATCTGTTGATAAATGCTTACTTTTCTGCGGCGATTACCAATTTGAATAAGAGTTTGTAAGTCTCTTTGGTTGCATCCCTAATGTGAAAATCCGGAAAAGCGCATAGATAAACGGCTGACATCACCAGCGCCTTGTGTTCTGGCTTTTTGGCTTGGGGAAAGGCACTTTGTTCCATAATTTGCCTGCGAGTACGAATACATATTCCCAACccaaatatggccaagagCTCATCAGCGGCGTTCCAACTAGAGAATCTCCGCACCCCGCCCATCGGACCAATCGAGTGACCATATTAAATGCTTGTCACGTAACGTTCGCTCATTTTTATGCACGTTAGTCATAGAGACTCATAGCTATATGCTTGCCTATCCATCCATCTGTTACAATACAATACTTTTATAGCACTCATATCTAGCAAGTTCAGAGCACTCTTTTTGGGGGCAACTCAAAACTGACAGTTAACACTTTATACTAGAAGTCGCGAGTGCTTTTTCGGGTTCGCTGAAGCCATTTAATTGTACAAAAATTCCCCGTTGAGTCTCACATTTTGCATTATCTGCTTgtcgtttattttttatttgcttaacaATAATTTTACGTAGAAAAAATTCACAACACACGATACGGATTGTTCGGTCTGATGGGGGATacataaatcatttatttgCCCAATATCGAGGGGCGAAAACAACGTTTGCAAAGCTGAGCTCCCAGCTCTGATAATGACGCAACTTCTGCGACTTTGTCACTTTGGAAAGAACTGCGATACATGTCATCCACTCATTCTTGATTCTCCATTGGCAATAtgatatacacatatatatccatatatatctatatatatattcggtTAACGCCTACCGCCAGGGCATTTTGATCGGCGATCGGTTGCGTCGTGGCATGGGGGCGGCAATGTGggcggtggtgctgctggcgacgcttctgttgttggtggtggcaCGTGTCATTGGTGGTTCGCGACGCCCCAGAAACACGGTGGGTCCACCAGTGGAGGATGATCGCGGGCTGGGCTTCGCAGGTGCATTGTAGTGGCCGCCAAAGTAGGTCGTTGGCTGTGGCCGACTCTGTGGCTTACTGCCGTAGAGCTGGACCCTCGTGGGCGCCCTTCCTCGGGTTGGTGGCGTTAAAGCCAACTTGCTCTGCTCGGATCCTATGTGCACCAGGGTGCGTCCTCCCTTTTGCTGCTGGCTGAGGTGATTGgcctggtgctgctgctgctggtggagctgctgctggtgacCCACACTCAAGCGGGTGGGTGAGCTGGTCTGCTGGCGGTACCATCGAGAGCCCTGGTTTTGACTTGGACTGGGGATCATGCTGCTTCTATTGGCCAGCAGTCTTTGGGCATAGTACTCGGTGGTGGGCATGGgcttggccacgcccacgggCACAAATCTGCCGGGAGAATGCGGGGAAATGGAGTTCTTGATCTCGATGCGAATGGAGGGAGCAGGTGTGGGTGccggcgatggcgatggcgacaTGTGACGCACCGAAGGTTGTGTGACACGGAAAGTCTCGTTTCGTTTTACTGGAGAACGGGTGGCGGAACGGGAGGGACGATCCCGGAGAGGAGAACGCGACTGCGGGCGGTAGTTATCATTGTCGAAGACCAGGAAATCCGGACGGTTCTCCTTGGATTCGCGACGTTCCAGTGGTTTCGTGGACGAGGGCTGGGCGGGAACCTCCACAAACCAGGCGGGATTGTGGGGCGTttccttctgctgctgcagcaagCGATCCCTGAAGGATTTCCTAAAGCTATTTATGGTGACTGTCTTGTACTTCTCGCGCTCATCCTCCTCCCGCTGCTGATCCTCCAGCAGATCGTCGTTGGAGTGGGTC from Drosophila yakuba strain Tai18E2 chromosome 3L, Prin_Dyak_Tai18E2_2.1, whole genome shotgun sequence carries:
- the LOC26534481 gene encoding uncharacterized protein LOC26534481, translated to MSFFRNIRSSLSSSSRAKSSRSSSRDTTPVRSASRPGSVISGVGSVGVTSRRDSTTSSTLQRGDTFIMPNSEEEAGPASNTSTLEKKSKKSKVFSKFSTFTKRKKTPSPEEVASYEHHPSDTATNTYYKWRSDGADRLQDYDAQADPFNFLYEQHSNLRALQTGEPGGVHRQASIGSNSSGSFDSSTYRKSKNPTHLREQLEQLKTHSNDDLLEDQQREEDEREKYKTVTINSFRKSFRDRLLQQQKETPHNPAWFVEVPAQPSSTKPLERRESKENRPDFLVFDNDNYRPQSRSPLRDRPSRSATRSPVKRNETFRVTQPSVRHMSPSPSPAPTPAPSIRIEIKNSISPHSPGRFVPVGVAKPMPTTEYYAQRLLANRSSMIPSPSQNQGSRWYRQQTSSPTRLSVGHQQQLHQQQQHQANHLSQQQKGGRTLVHIGSEQSKLALTPPTRGRAPTRVQLYGSKPQSRPQPTTYFGGHYNAPAKPSPRSSSTGGPTVFLGRREPPMTRATTNNRSVASSTTAHIAAPMPRRNRSPIKMPWR